In Phoenix dactylifera cultivar Barhee BC4 unplaced genomic scaffold, palm_55x_up_171113_PBpolish2nd_filt_p 000577F, whole genome shotgun sequence, a genomic segment contains:
- the LOC120106590 gene encoding flavonol 3-sulfotransferase-like, whose protein sequence is MEPIPFTKAFEMFCEGNCPYGPLCEHVLEYWEESQRRPEKVLFLKYEEMLEDPLRIVKRLAEFMGCPFSPEEEKEGVVEEVIKLCSFDKLKSLEVNRTGKLHPDFIQTNDSLFTCCLACWKDET, encoded by the coding sequence ATGGAGCCAATTCCATTTACCAAGGCCTTCGAGATGTTCTGTGAGGGCAATTGCCCCTATGGGCCGTTATGTGAGCATGTTCTCGAGTACTGGGAGGAGAGCCAGAGGAGGCCCGAGAAGGTGCTCTTTTTGAAGTACGAGGAGATGTTGGAGGATCCGCTGCGGATTGTGAAGCGGTTGGCCGAGTTCATGGGGTGTCCCTTCTCTccagaggaagagaaggaaggggtGGTGGAGGAGGTCATAAAGCTGTGCAGCTTTGACAAGCTGAAGAGCTTGGAGGTCAACAGGACGGGTAAACTGCATCCTGATTTCATCCAAACCAATGATTCTCTCTTCACGTGTTGTTTAGCTTGCTGGAAAGATGAGACATAA
- the LOC103697485 gene encoding flavonol sulfotransferase-like — protein MAAQPSLCNSPPPMESQGKKGADPRPPSNYTDLISTLPLEEGWAPMRNRKYQGFWIPQRALTGTLDMQQNFKARPDDLWVLSYPKSGTTWLKALAYAIMTRAQYPFHHHPLLRQNPHECVPMVDRTYSRGQAPEIEAMPSPRILNTHLPCSLLPHTIKSLDCKVIYVCRDPKDVLVSLWYFNNGLRLQSMEPIPFTKAFEMFCEGNCPYGPIWEHVLEYWEESQRRPEKVLFLKYEEMLEEPLRIVKRLAEFMGYPFSPEEEKEGVVEEVIELCSFDKLTSLEVNKTGKVLLPSIPLTNNSFFRKGGAGDWRNHMSSEMARKLDRITEQKLEGSGLTLGGVAVKASAAINGDDQALF, from the coding sequence ATGGCTGCTCAACCATCTCTTTGCAACAGCCCCCCTCCAATGGAGTCTCAAGGAAAAAAGGGTGCGGATCCAAGACCTCCTTCAAACTACACCGACCTCATCTCAACCCTCCCCTTGGAGGAAGGCTGGGCACCCATGCGCAACCGAAAATACCAAGGCTTTTGGATCCCCCAACGTGCTCTCACCGGCACCTTGGACATGCAGCAAAACTTCAAGGCTCGCCCCGACGACCTCTGGGTGCTGAGCTACCCAAAGTCCGGCACCACCTGGCTCAAAGCCCTCGCCTACGCCATCATGACACGAGCACAATACCCCTTCCATCACCACCCTCTCCTTCGCCAAAATCCTCACGAGTGCGTCCCTATGGTGGACAGAACCTACTCCAGAGGCCAAGCCCCAGAAATAGAAGCCATGCCATCCCCTCGTATTCTCAACACTCACTTGCCTTGCTCTCTCCTACCACACACCATCAAGAGCTTAGATTGTAAGGTCATATATGTCTGCCGGGACCCGAAGGATGTGTTGGTCTCCCTGTGGTACTTCAATAATGGGTTGAGGCTGCAATCTATGGAGCCAATTCCATTTACCAAGGCCTTTGAGATGTTCTGTGAGGGCAATTGCCCCTATGGGCCGATATGGGAGCATGTTCTCGAGTACTGGGAGGAAAGCCAGAGGAGGCCAGAGAAGGTGCTTTTCTTGAAGTACGAGGAGATGCTAGAGGAGCCTCTGCGGATTGTGAAGAGGTTGGCCGAGTTCATGGGATATCCCTTCTCTccagaggaagagaaggaaggggtGGTGGAGGAGGTCATAGAGCTGTGCAGCTTTGACAAGCTGACGAGCTTGGAGGTCAACAAGACGGGTAAAGTACTGCTTCCCAGTATCCCCCTAACCAATAATTCATTCTTCAGGAAAGGAGGGGCAGGGGATTGGAGGAATCATATGAGTTCGGAGATGGCGCGGAAGTTGGACCGCATCACCGAGCAAAAGCTTGAGGGGTCCGGTCTGACCCTCGGTGGTGTAGCTGTGAAAGCATCGGCGGCCATCAATGGTGATGACCAAGCTCTATTCTAG
- the LOC103697486 gene encoding flavonol sulfotransferase-like has translation MATPSSVTPDGGFALAPEEAKREDAPKPPKEFDDLISTLPLNQDWIPIRLRKYQDFWIPEHSLPDVMAMQQNFQARPDDLFVLSYPKSGTTWLKALAFAIMNRTRYSMADHPLLRSNPHECVLFIQRLFSDGRPSKLEAMPSPRLLGSHLPYPLLPNSMKGSGSRFLYVCRDPKDVFISRWHFNDKMSPDSVEPIPFGKAFDLYCDGVSPYGSIWEHALGFWEESLRRPEKVLFLKYEEMLEEPAGSAKKLAEFMGCPFSPEEEKEGVVEGIIRLCSFDSLSKLAGSMTHKLNTKLPLQTTSFFRKGEAGDWRNHMSEEMARRMDAVTSQKLEGSGLTFGMSAGVEANGM, from the coding sequence ATGGCCACGCCTTCTTCCGTAACTCCCGATGGCGGATTTGCCTTAGCGCCCGAGGAAGCAAAGCGAGAGGATGCTCCAAAACCTCCGAAAGAGTTCGATGATCTCATCTCTACCCTGCCTCTAAACCAAGACTGGATACCCATCCGCCTCCGGAAATACCAAGACTTCTGGATCCCCGAGCACTCTCTTCCAGACGTCATGGCCATGCAACAAAACTTCCAGGCTCGCCCCGACGACCTCTTCGTGCTGAGCTACCCCAAGTCCGGCACCACCTGGCTCAAAGCGCTAGCCTTTGCCATCATGAACCGAACCCGCTACTCCATGGCCGATCACCCTCTCCTCCGCTCCAACCCCCACGAGTGCGTGCTCTTCATCCAGAGACTCTTCTCCGACGGCAGGCCGTCCAAATTAGAGGCCATGCCTTCCCCTAGGTTGCTCGGCAGCCACTTACCATACCCTCTGCTCCCGAATTCCATGAAAGGATCCGGCAGCCGATTCTTGTACGTTTGCCGGGATCCCAAGGACGTGTTCATCTCCCGGTGGCACTTCAACGACAAGATGAGCCCCGACTCCGTGGAGCCTATTCCATTCGGCAAAGCTTTCGACTTGTATTGCGACGGCGTCAGCCCCTACGGATCGATATGGGAGCACGCACTTGGTTTCTGGGAGGAGAGCTTGAGGAGGCCTGAGAAGGTGCTGTTCCTCAAGTACGAGGAGATGCTGGAGGAGCCGGCGGGGAGTGCGAAGAAGCTGGCGGAGTTCATGGGGTGCCCTTTCTCgccggaggaagagaaggaaggggtGGTCGAGGGGATTATAAGGCTTTGTAGTTTTGATAGTCTGAGCAAACTGGCCGGGAGCATGACGCACAAGCTCAACACGAAGCTGCCGCTGCAGACTACTTCATTCTTTAGGAAAGGAGAGGCAGGGGATTGGAGGAACCACATGAGCGAGGAGATGGCTCGGAGGATGGACGCGGTAACCTCGCAGAAGCTAGAGGGATCTGGTCTGACCTTCGGGATGAGCGCGGGCGTGGAAGCTAATGGAATGTGA
- the LOC120106599 gene encoding cytosolic sulfotransferase 12-like codes for MAALPSLCNSPPPMESQGKKGADPRPPSNFTDLISTLPLEEGWAPLRIRKYQGFWIPERVLQGIMDMQQNFKARPDDLFVLSYPKSGTTWLKALTYAIMTRTQYPLDHHPLLRQNPHEFVPIMGITYAKGEASELEAMSSPRILNTHLPYSLLPHAIKSLGCKLIYVCRDPKDVLVSRFHYNNRMRPQAMEPIPFTKAFEMFCEGNCPYGPIWEHVLEYWEESQRRPEKVLFLKYEEMLGDPPRIVKRLAEFMGCPFSPEEEKEGVVEEIIKLCSFDKMKSLEVNKTGKLRPDFVLTNDSFFRKGGAGDWRNHMSPEMARKLDRITEQKFEGSGLTLDAVDVEAAATNGDVQAQA; via the coding sequence ATGGCTGCTCTACCCTCTCTTTGCAACAGCCCCCCTCCAATGGAGTCTCAAGGCAAAAAAGGTGCGGATCCAAGACCTCCTTCAAACTTCACCGACCTCATCTCAACCCTCCCCTTGGAGGAAGGCTGGGCACCCCTGCGCATCCGAAAATACCAAGGCTTTTGGATCCCCGAACGCGTTCTCCAAGGCATCATGGACATGCAACAGAACTTCAAGGCTCGCCCCGACGACCTCTTCGTGCTAAGCTATCCCAAGTCCGGCACCACCTGGCTCAAAGCCCTCACCTACGCCATCATGACACGAACCCAATACCCTCTCGATCACCACCCTCTCCTTCGCCAAAATCCTCACGAGTTCGTCCCTATCATGGGCATAACCTACGCCAAAGGCGAAGCCTCAGAACTAGAGGCCATGTCATCACCTCGGATCCTCAACACTCACTTGCCTTACTCTCTCCTGCCACACGCCATCAAGAGCCTAGGATGCAAGCTCATATATGTCTGCCGGGACCCCAAGGATGTGTTGGTCTCCCGGTTCCACTACAATAATAGGATGAGGCCGCAAGCTATGGAGCCAATTCCATTTACCAAGGCCTTTGAGATGTTCTGTGAGGGCAATTGCCCCTACGGGCCGATATGGGAGCATGTTCTCGAGTACTGGGAGGAGAGCCAGAGGAGGCCAGAGAAGGTGCTGTTCTTGAAGTACGAGGAGATGTTAGGGGATCCGCCGCGGATTGTGAAGAGATTGGCCGAGTTCATGGGGTGTCCCTTCTCTccagaggaagagaaggaaggggtGGTGGAGGAGATCATAAAACTGTGCAGCTTTGACAAGATGAAGAGCTTGGAGGTCAACAAGACGGGTAAACTGCGTCCCGATTTCGTCCTAACCAATGATTCTTTCTTCAGGAAAGGCGGGGCAGGGGATTGGAGGAATCATATGAGTCCGGAGATGGCGCGGAAGTTGGACCGCATCACCGAGCAAAAGTTTGAGGGGTCCGGTCTGACCCTTGATGCTGTGGATGTGGAAGCGGCGGCCACCAATGGTGATGTCCAAGCACAAGCCTAG